A genomic region of Scomber japonicus isolate fScoJap1 chromosome 5, fScoJap1.pri, whole genome shotgun sequence contains the following coding sequences:
- the LOC128359551 gene encoding lactadherin-like, translating to MKEEARFFLCLQLLTACLVFAQNGDYCEVNVCSNGGTCMIGAGSRFICLCPDGFSGDTCNETETGPCNPNPCKNDATCELTGQSRRGDVFSDFVCKCQPGFEGVYCQNSVQGADLNSEKDVNDCAGQPCENGGTCRDLEGDFKCHCPSPYVGKHCQLRCISLLGMEGGGIAESQISASSVRYSLLGLQRWGPELARLNHKGLVNAWSAAAHDRNPWIQINLQRKMRFTGIVTQGASRMGTAEFIKAFKVASSLDGKIYTMYRTEGERKDHVFAGNVDNDGTKTNLFDPPIIAQHIRIIPVVCRKACTLRMELVGCELNGCSEPMGMKSRLVSNRQITASSTFRTWGIEAFTWHPHYARLDKQGKTNAWTAATNNRSEWLQVDLQSPKKVTGIITQGAKDFGSIQFVTAFKVAHSDDGLYWTIVKDETTRTDKIFPGNSDNNVHKKNIFEPPFYSRYVRILPWEWHERITLRIELLGCDE from the exons atGAAGGAGGAGGCGCGCTTTTTTCTCTGCCTGCAACTTTTGACGGCTTGTCTGGTGTTTGCACAAAACG gtgaTTACTGTGAGGTGAATGTGTGCAGTAATGGCGGCACCTGCATGATCGGGGCAGGAAGTCGGTTCATCTGTCTCTGCCCTGACGGCTTCTCTGGAGACACCTGCAACGAGACTGAGACTG gacCCTGCAACCCCAACCCGTGCAAGAACGATGCCACCTGCGAGTTGACCGGCCAATCCCGCCGAGGTGACGTCTTCAGCGACTTCGTCTGCAAGTGCCAGCCGGGTTTTGAGGGAGTCTACTGCCAGAACA GTGTCCAAGGGGCAGATTTAAACTCTGAAAAAG aTGTGAACGACTGCGCTGGCCAGCCATGTGAGAACGGAGGCACCTGCAGGGACCTGGAGGGAGACTTTAAATGCCACTGTCCTTCCCCTTATGTGGGCAAACACTGCCAACTGC GCTGTATTTCCTTGCTTGGCATGGAGGGAGGGGGCATCGCTGAGTCCCAGATCTCAGCCTCCTCGGTCCGCTACAGCCTGCTTGGCCTGCAGCGCTGGGGCCCTGAGCTCGCACGCCTCAACCACAAGGGACTGGTCAATGCCTGGAGCGCCGCTGCACATGACAGGAACCCATGGATCCAG ATCAACCTGCAGAGGAAGATGCGCTTCACAGGTATCGTGACACAGGGTGCCAGTCGCATGGGGACCGCTGAATTCATCAAGGCCTTTAAGGTGGCATCCAGCCTGGACGGCAAGATATACACCATGTACAGaactgaaggagagaggaaggaccaT gtaTTTGCAGGAAATGTCGATAACGACGGTACCAAGACCAACCTGTTTGACCCTCCAATCATTGCTCAGCACATCCGCATCATCCCTGTGGTGTGTCGCAAGGCCTGCACTCTGCGCATGGAGCTGGTCGGCTGTGAGCTCAACG GTTGTTCAGAGCCGATGGGCATGAAGTCCCGGTTGGTGTCTAACCGCCAGATCACGGCCTCCAGCACCTTCCGCACCTGGGGCATCGAGGCCTTCACCTGGCACCCTCACTACGCCCGGCTGGACAAACAGGGCAAGACCAACGCCTGGACCGCCGCTACCAACAACAGATCTGAGTGGCTGCAG GTGGACCTGCAGTCTCCCAAGAAGGTCACAGGAATCATCACACAGGGGGCCAAAGACTTCGGCTCCATCCAGTTTGTCACAGCCTTCAAAGTGGCTCACAGCGATGACGGGCTGTACTGGACCATAGTGAAGGATGAGACCACAAGGACAGACAAG ATCTTTCCAGGCAACAGCGACAACAACGTCCACAAAAAGAACATCTTTGAGCCGCCGTTCTACAGCCGATACGTCCGCATCCTGCCGTGGGAGTGGCACGAGCGCATCACCCTGCGAATTGAGCTTCTGGGCTGTGACGAGTAG